The stretch of DNA ACAGATAAATCTCTCGCAAGTTCTCCAACTTGCCAATCGTTtgaggaggagaaaaaaaggacaaTCCAATGATTAGTATCTCTGACAATTTTCTCTCGTTTCGCCTATTTTCTCCCTCttgagatttataaaaaagaaaaagaaaacactgCTGAGGCAAAAACGccgaagagaaaaattccttaataGAGAAATCAATCATTCggtgcaaaaaggaaaaaagaaagaaagattgAACTTCTTAATTTCCTGACAAGACAATGAGCTCACTACCACAAAATTGATcataaagcaatttaatttattaaatgaataagaagaaaatcattgcgAAGCGTCAATCATTTGGGTGCGAGAAAGCTCCTGGGGATGCATACGGAAATCGCGCATGTTATGCATGACAAGATGATTGTGGGTGAGAAGTGGCCACCCAGAGTGATTTTCACTCATCAATCAGATGATCGTGAAATGATTGAGTGACCAGATGGTCGATTGATGCTGCCCGACTTGCGGAGAGTCAGCGGAAGTTTTGTGAGATTCCATTgagttaaattaattgagagaaaaagaattgatttgGTGGCATTAAATAGTATAAAATTGATGAGGTAGTCACTGAAGTCAATGATTCAGCAAATAAATCGTCAaaggtgtgagaaaaaaacgaaagatgtcaatgattttcaccttttcttaatcttaaggagtttttttttctactgggatttaaacattttttatttaagctaAATCGGGAGGACTTTTTAGTAACATTGAATGTTCTCGCGCCTTCCAGGATTATCTAAAAATCATACCAAATCCTTTATACTAAAATCTTGATCATCTATGGATATAAAAGGTCagttaaattgattttattttctgtttacAAAAATATCAGCGTAGCATGAATGTAATATAGCAGAAAGTTAATGAGAGTGGGTGTCTTGGAGTATTAAGTATGCGCGAGGCCATCGGGTGTTGTACCTatattatttaagaaaataaaaataaggaGAAACATCATCCAATACAACACTGTGCTGAAgaattagatgaaaaaaagagacagTCACAATGAAATTTCGcccatttgctttttttccaccacataTTCAATATCTCCTCTATAGAGCACCTCTGTCGATGATTTCTGGTCGCCCGCGCAATTTTTTCCGCAACCATCGAAATGTTTTTCATACAGCCAAAAAAGCAAACAAGAGGCCGGCAAAGAAACCAACGCGCACACTATCGtctattttaaattgtttagcACCCACGgaatggggatttttttccacaccatACTGCTCACTGAGAAAGACATCCAAAAGGtggactcttttttttttgccttcttaCACACTAACGTGCATAAATGGTTGGGATAACTTGGCGATTGCGTTGGGATGGGATTCTTGCATTTTTGCATTATAAAGACAATTTTATTGGCGCCGTGCATTGCAACTAATGAATACAAAttgttcattaatttttatggtgATCCacccattaaaaattatgttgacCACGTAGGGTTGGGTGGAGTTGGGGAAGGtgatcaataaaaatgatattaaaaGTTTGCAGTCTCAATAAAGTAgatcataaataaatcatcatctttaatttgcaaagaagCGTTTATAGAAATCAATTTGCACAAGGTTTATATCCTTTGTGTAGAAGTTTTGatattattcaataaaatgctcaatttattgcattttattagttttcctGGCAATGGTTACTCGTGGAAGTGTGAGGTgtgttatttttattcttcttcaccACGAGACTTAAGATCAGACATTGCAGAGCACTTAAGGAGTGtctgattgactttttttttattactttaacGTGGATGACATTACCGAATAACGAACAgcttttgtacaattttcccacaaacaTCATCACTCAGTCCCACATAAATTAGATCACATTGTTTACACAAGTTTTGATGATTCTAATTAAATctcaatttcaacaaaaaagatCACCAGCAATCATTATTTTGAGTAAAGTATCACACTTGAGCAggttaatattttatgaagagTGAGAGTTCTTTATCAATCAGCTGCTTGATTCTTCTCTGAACACTTTCATTGTTGAATacatgataaaataatttattttgatagctcggagaagagattttcttctattatttgatttttcacaagaGTGAAATGATCAAGAATTTTTACATTCACTGCAACCATCAGTGGCGTAACCAAGGAAAAAGTTTTAGTGCCTAAATACCCtaaaatttaaggatttttagCTTAATTTCTTTAGAGATCATAAAGATTATTTCATGcgaaaatttgcattatttcaaacgttttgagaaaaaaaaatcaaacgtttgtaaaaagaaacgtcataCTCTATAGAATTAAAAGGTAaataacgttaaaaaaaatgaagcggCAAAACTCTAGAACGGAAAAACCAAATTAGAGAAGAAACTTccaacgttaaaaaagaaatgtcaaacgtaaagATATGTCAAACGTAAAGATATGTCAAATGTTTGACAATGAACAAAAATCATTAGAGAAGTAAAcgtttattgttttaaataggaatatcaaatgttagaaaaagaaCAGCGATCTTTAAGAAGAAGATTTCTAACTACGCCCAAGCTACCAATATTAGAATGTTCTATACTAACtgtataagtttttttttaaatatacatattaatGTCAAACCCAGGTGAAAATGCTTTAACTGAAATTCTCTGATCTTTATCAGCCtcatttataatatttttctattttttattaaacatgcaaaaaaattctcattgaagtagaaaaaaacatttttgcaagCAAGTGTCCACATATATAGAGAAAGGATTCCTGCAAGTTTGTGGCCTCTGGACGACCTTCTTTGAGTTTCTTGGATATCTCTCATGGGGACTAAATATATAAGCGTGAGATCTTGAGCTCATTATGCATTCCTCCACTTCTTCTTCGTGCGTGTCGTTGTCACAGAAGAAGTGACCAGGAGCCCACACTGCGGTGGGATGGGAAAGTTCGAGGAGGGAATCCAGTTTGACGACTCGCGATTCCCCATTGCAAACATCCAAATCAATGAGATTAACTTCCAATGTTGGAAATCTTCCGTCTCTGTAAATTCCACCTCCTGTGTGCGCACTGCGAATAAGAACTAATTATTGGGCATTATCATCGCGGGTAAAAAGGGAGAGCACATGAGGTACATGAGAAAATCCAATGGGAAATGTTGACATAGGGtagaatggaagaaaattcttcagagaTCATCAACTATAGAAGATGCCGCGAAGGAGAAAGGTGCAGAAATCAATGATTGGAAATTGTGCgcgcaattttcttcatgatgatgatgaggagTTCTTTGAAGTAAAacataaataagaattttgaaacttAAGGTCAGACGAAGAATTTTTGCTGTGTGTATATCACCTTCCACCAATAATCCTCCGTCAAGGACGCCATTGATTCCGCGATCTCTCAGTGAGGGGGTACATgaagacacaaaaaaagtattaacAAATGAGTAGCAATTAATGGAGCAAGAATAATTGAAGGGGGAGAGAGAAACACAAATTCCACCTTATAATCAGTGAGAAAGATTAGCGTCAAGATTTATTTCCACCAAGAGCGGATGATCGTGTCCTTCACGAAGGAAATTTCACATGATCTTCTTCGCGAAGCGCGTagaatttttgctgaattccaagcaaaaaaacaaaaagaagaaattaaatatttaaacggacaaaaatggtaaataaattcactttattcGAAACATCGCATTGATATTTGAGAGGTGTTTTGCATATTATCACCTCCAGTCAAGGTCAGCCGCATATTCTTTCTTCGTCTTATCTTTCTCAATTTGAGGCTTTTGTCTCTCCTTCGCACTTTCTTGACGCCGATCCTCATCTCAAGCCGCACAAGCACTCAACACCCCGCtgagtgagttttttttcccgAATGTTTCTAAGCGATTTATTTGACTAAAATGCTAAGAGATTGGCTTTTTATGAagttatataaatttttcataagcCAATCTTcaagggaaaataaaatgctatatgtatttgaaaattttttgtttgagatctttgctttttttttcctatatatcCTTACTATGGGATTCTGTTATGTCCTTCCAATGTACAACAAATCacattgtgaagaaatttctaTAAAAGCAACATTTAATTTGTTACAGGTTCGCGACAATCTCCAGCGGATTCTCATCACCAAGAGACCCCTCCTCGCTCCGTGACTCCACCAGTACGACGTGAACTACCCAGAGACCTAACTGAGGAAGGAATCCTCGCTGAAGCAGCTCGTGTTTTGGCACAAGCTGAAAGTATAAAGTGTACAGCACAAGGTGGATCAGATATTGTGGGTGGTCGCGTTAGTAGCAAATCCCGTGGCCCTATAGAGCCTATTCGAAAGTTCCCAGAATCCCAATTTAACTCCCTACCATTGCGAGGGAAGAAGAAGATTAAGGCTCCCGTGACACGAAGTGTTAGCGACGCATCGGccaaaaagagcaaaaaaccGTCAATCTTTTCCCTTTTTGGCGGTCGTAGGGATTCAGGATCAGACGAAAATACTGGGAAGCGTGTAACTCGTAGTAAGAGTGATGTGGGTACTGCACGAGATCGGAACACACAACCTGTTCGTAAAAGGAACAACAGTGAGAATGATGAAGGTGAGATTGCTGAACTTCAAAATTGTTGGTCGACTATCTCTATGATCTGCTAACTTTCTTTCGAGACTTCCAGGTGTAAATGCAAAGAAGAAAGCCCCACCGTTGAGCCCAATAATCGAGAGCAGCCACAGGGAAGACTACTTTGGAAAAGGTCATGAAGCACGAGGACCTGTTAAGCTTGAGGATTTGAACGTACAACCAACAAAGGCTGTATCAAGCAATATTAAGGAAGCCATTACGAATCTCGTAACGACCCAGGCTAAATCCACTGAAGAGATGCACAGTTCGCAGCAGCCAGCTGAGAGGCCACCGCTCACGAAGGGGCTCACCGTGGACGGGATGGTGAAGAGACTCTCAATGGAACGCTTTTCACCACCACCTCAGCTAACTGGGCCTGCATTCTCCTACACCCGTCCCAAGGAGCAAATCATCTACGCTCAAGTGGTTTGCGATGGCGATAAGGCCAAACAGACTGTCCACTACGCACCTAGTCACCTCAATGGCTTCCATTCGGACACCAACGGTAGGCGCAATGGTCGCCCTAGTCAATCCCCATCACCGTACCGTGATGACAAGAGTCCTCTTCACATAAACGGTTTGTTAACCAACTAATACAGccacattaatatttttaaattaaattgttttgatttaaattaggTGATCGACTGCAAAGAAAGGAAACACCAAGAGTCAATAGCGACGAAGACGAGGGTCTTGGTTTTGAGATCAAGAGGCCATATGAAGAAGATTTCCGAACGCTAGTCGATGAGGGGCCAATTACACCCAAAATCCGCGATGTTCCTCCCGAGAAATACTACTTGGGAGATCGAACGCCTGCTTTCCAAGACCTAAGTCAACGACGACAGAACTTGCAGTCAAGGATCAACAATCGCCTCTTCGGCTCGAAGGAACTTCTCGAAGATACAAGTCCCGAAAGGGATGTATTTGCAAGGAATGGACATCAAAATGTATTTGAGGAGTCTCGGTATCAACGCAGCAAATCTCATGACATCGATCATGTGGATAATGCAAAACGATTCCATAAGTTTGGTTCACAGGAGGTGGTTAACCGGTATTCACCGGATCGTTCGCACTTGGATATGACGCAAACACCATCCAATGGGCGCATCACGTCGAAGTATGTGGAAGAATCTAGGTACTACCACGATGGACGCGATGGCTACCGCGAGACATATCGCAGGGAAACCAACATAGGTCCCGATGGACGACCCAGAACATCGGAATCCAGATCAAAAGAACGCCTCAATTCCCCAAAGAGGGGTGCGAAGGAGATTGATTTGGGCTACATTGAGGATCATCGAAACTTCGATGTAGGCCACCTTGAACCCAATACAAGCTACTTTCAGGAGAAGTATCGCAACGACTTGCATCAACCGAGAAGTTTGGAATCAACTACGAGTGGAGATGTTACGAGATCGAGTCCTGATCAGGCATTTAGGCAGCATTTGAAGAGTACACACCTAGCAAATGGCTATAGGCATGAATCGGTAGATTCATATCAGAACTCACTAAAACGGCAGCAGAAGCATCAGCGGAGCTTCGACAAAGGCGACTCAGGAATTGAGAATGACTACAGGAAGGATTCTTTCAATGGAGATCTACAAACAAGGTGAGTTAGAAGTAATTTGATTTGTAGACAAAAGACATTGGATCCGCGCCAAAGGCACATTTCGGCACGAATCGGGAATGGTCGCGCGCCACCTATCAACGGTCAAAAACCTGTAAAATAGTCTCCCAAAAAAGCGCGCAATAGACACGACATGCACGCCAACGCAGTGACGAATAATtctcaattcttttattaatttctttatatttcctgtaattttgaataaatattgaagTTGTGAAGTGGAAGGAGATTTTATCAATGCGCGAAATCCGGTCGCTTCGACCCGGAAGCCCCAACTAACGCCCTATATATCTCCAGGTACGTCCACCTCACCTTCCATTGGTCGCTTCGACCCGGAAGCCCCAACTAACGCCCTATATATCTCCAGGTACGTCCACCTCACCTTCCATTGGTCCTTCGAGGGACAGAATACAACGGTATTCTGAACGGACAGCGCCACCCTTGGCCATCATCATTCCCGGACATCGCATCGGCGTTTCCGGATAGCTATCGAAATTTGCTCCCGGCCAGCGTAGCATCGTGCCTACCCTGCCAAATCAATCTGCATTCAATCACTCCTGGTCACCGCATCGGCGTGTCTGGGGACGTTAGTGATTCTCACTCATCTGGCCTGAAGAACATCGGTTATCCCGGCCAGCCATTTTGTACCACGCctgaacataacctcacaaaaTGTCTCAGGAAATTGAAATGCTCCTTGCGCAAGCGCAATCACTACACACAACAGTGAAAGCCCTCAAGGACATGGCTCTCAACGGAGAGTTTCTATGCGAGCTCGAGGCCAAGCTGCAATGTCTGCAGGGATGGCAACAACGTTTTTCTGCAACATTCGCAAGCGCTCAGCAAACACTCAAAACTCGTGAGCAACACGATAAAGCTCAACAAACATTCAAATCGTTCTGGGATCTTACTTCAGAGACAGAGTACGATCTTCGGCTGTGGATGTCCCGGACAAATCAATATCTCGCAAATATCAAATCAGAGGCAGGAGGAGGCAGACAAGATTCTGTCATCAACGCGATGAAGGAGCTTGTGAGTGCGATGCAAGGTCAATCTCGTTCAAAGGTGAAGCTGCCCCAATTGCAAATTCCCTCGTTCTCCGGAAAATACACGGAGTGGCAGTCATTCTCAGACAGCTTCGTGTCAACAATTCACACAAACAGAGATCTCAGTGCTGTGGACAAATTCACATACTTGAAAGCAGCTCTCACCGGAAATGCAGCGAGCGCGCTGAAGCATCTACCCGTATCTGAGGCCAATTACGCAGAAGCTTGgtcaattttgcaaaacagATTCAACAAACCAAGTTCCATTGTTGCTGAATTCGTCACGACTTTTCATGCGCAGCCACATCTTCCGCACCCAGACGCCGGGAAGCTCCGTGGAATGTTCAATACTTTCGAGGAAGTTACGCACGGACTCAAAGCAATGGAGCAATTGCATCACGATCCCTTCATGATCCACTCTGCCTTGCAGATGGTGGACCCCGAAACGCGAACTCTGTGGTACCGGGAGACCACGGAGAAGCCCCAAGTCACGTGGGCAcaattttgtgagtttttggCAAAACGATGCGATTCACTGGAATTGGGCGCGGCCTCGGAATCTGCACATGCACCGGCAAATGCAATCCAGCCCCCCAAAGAGTCCGCAAAGAAGAACACAAATTCTTTAGTGACTTTCAACCAGGAAGGGCAGGGGTCACTGGCATGTGATTTCTGTCAGCAATTGCACAAGACACATCGGTGTCCAACGTTCTTGTCCAAAATCCCAGCCGAGCGCTACAGCACCGTGGCCAATCTCAAGCTCTGTTGGAATTGCCTGCGCCCAAATCATTTTCTGAAAGATTGCCCATCTGGAGGATGTCGTCAGTGTGGACAGAGACACAACACACTTCTTCACGATGCATTCCAAGGAAACATGAACTTTGAGGTTAGCGGAcaacaaaatgaaaacaatccAAGCAGCAATCTGTGTGCATCCAACCCAAGTAGCAATCAAACCACACAGAATTCGCTTTCCTTCTCGACAACGGTCTCACAGGATCTGACATTTTTGGCTGCAAATCAGTCTCATCAAGTACTTCTGCCCACAGTGCAAGTTTTGGTGGCAGACTTGTGGGGGAATCAACATCGATGCCGTGCCCTCATTGATTCTTGCAGTCAACCAAATTGCATTTCTCGCGATCTTGCTCAGAAATTGGCGCTCCCTAAAAAGAATTCTGGGCAAAATATCAATGGTTTGGGAATGTCTGGGGTGACATCTTCTCAAACGGTGGACATATCGCTGCAATCACATTGTTCACCATTCTCTATGGGTATTGAATGTTCCGTGTTGGAGAAAATCACTGGAAATCAGCCATCAACAATGATCAATCGTGACGCATTGGTCATTCCTCACGACATCCAACTGGCTGATCCCGACTTCTACAAGCCGGGCAGTATCGATCTTCTCCTGGGATCGGAAGTTTTTGCGAAGGCTGTCCGCTCAAATCATCGCAGTGGAAGCCCAATGTTTCTTGACACGGCATTTGGATTTGTCGTCATCGGAGATTGTCCAGGCACAGCACAGACGACAGTCCACAGTCACATGGCCACTAGTCTTTGTGTGACGCAGCCTTGGGACAAACAAGCATCAGAATTGAATTCCGTCTGGCCCATCAACACGAATAGCATGAGTCAACGCAGGTTCAACTCCAGCGAGCAGCGATGTGAGTATCAAAACATCCCTCGTACCACAAATTATCTTTCCCACGTACATCTGCCTGCGCGAGATCGTCTCCATCATCAGGGGAACTCCAAGGAGATTACGAAAAAGAACCCTCCAGCAAAGCACAAATCCCACAGCGGCAATAACCAAGCTCGTCAGTCACGCACACATGATCATTCTTCCTGGACTCAACAGCCCCACAATTCTCTCCCCCCACGACGAGATTTATTCAGAAATCTTCATTTCTGCCCGGCCAGGATGGATCCGCGCCAAAGGCACATTTCGGCACGAATCGGGAATGGTCGCGCGCCACCTATCAACGGTCAAAAACCTGTAAAATAGTCTCCCAAAAAAGCGCGCAATAGACACGACATGCACGCCAACGCAGTGACGAATAATtctcaattcttttattaatttctttatatttcctgtaattttgaataaatattgaagTTGTGAAGTGGAAGGAGATTTTATCAATGCGCGAAATCCGGTCGCTTCGACCCGGAAGCCCCAACTAACGCCCTATATATCTCCAGGTACGTCCACCTCACCTTCCAGACATCTTGGACATCTTGATGCTTAAGCTGTACCCATACCTTTTGTTAAGAAGACTgttttcgttgttttttctcacttgctctttgtcaaattgtatcgcgCTTAGATTTTGAAGGCCTAACCAAAGCTTTTTGTAAGAAGACGgttttcgttgttttttctcacttgctccttcATTTGTGTCGCGCTGTCattgtcaaacaagaaacacGATTTCTGTGTTTTATAACCgtgtttcttgtttgacagtgacagcgcgacACAAATgaaggagcaagtgagaaaaaaaacaaggaaaaccGTCTTCTTACAAAAAACCTTGATTAGGCCTTTAAAACCTAATTTCTTACTTGGCTGTAGATGGAGACGTCGAACTGTGAATGATGACATTAAAGCCTGCGAGATGTTTTTAAGGAAGGAACGACGTCACACAGAAGACAACCATCCAGTAAGGAGACGTCTAACCTACGCATACAGGGAGCGAAGTATCGATGACGGCAGCCATTTTGATCCACGCCTGGATAAGTATCCAGATGGAACGACGCGAAAATCTCGCGATAGTCGCGAAAAGAGCGTGGAAAAATCAGggaaagttgaaaagaaaaagagtgGACTCGAGAAGGTAAAAACTTTCTTGTAGAATTCTAGAAGtgttttcaaacttttttttcgtgaacaGGTGAAACAACTACTGACGGGTTCTGGGAAAAAGAAGAGCACCAAGGAGGAAAAGGCCAAGGAGAAGTACATGGTGAAGGAGGAAGAAATGAGGGCTCGCTACAGCGAATATCGTGGTCCGACTGAAGGCCCCAAGGTAAGAAATTCCCTCGCATTAATAATTTTCGCGCGAGTGCGGGCttctcttcttgttttttttttgtatatatcaTGTGTGTTGTGTACCACGTTGCCCTCGCACGAGTGCAGGACTGAATTTCAAGTGACAATACGCGACGCCCAGAGCACACACAGCGACCACGAGAGTGTGAATCAATCTCTTGACCATAAATGGTAcatcattaaataattattacgTAAGTCAATCCATTCATGGATTTCTCTCGCGGCCTCTTTTTTCTGCGTCCCCATGCCGTGCGGAAAGTGAGGAAATATCCCATAACCAATTGATGGGCAATTTTCCATCACatatggtggaaaattcaatgaaaattgggATGGGAAGTCGGGAAAAGActtaataaattctctaaTTTGATAGAACGctgtgaaagaattttattgctatAAGAACTTTGacaattattgcaaaattatttataattattactaaattaagttgtttttttaaattccttaaaattatttttctttttattttaaaaaacgcTTTACTGTCAAGTATAGAGAAATTATACTTTATTCAAGAGATCTTTGCACTTAAGCTCCTCCGTTTACAGACATAGTGAAGATGGAATTAATCAATTACTTAGGTCAGAGAGATctgtttaaacattttcatcttgtttttttcttcttagatttaacattttgaaatttacttGTTAGAagtttttattggaaaagaagaaagaaaaaatcctttctaatATTGGACCATCTTCTTCCACTCTTTGCCCATCTTTCAATCCGTTACGCCTCCACTTTGTGgctgattttgataaattttagtaATTTGGAAGCACTCTTTCTGTATAATGttataaattgagaaacttttcactcaattaaaatttatttaaattcaatataatgAATAAGGTAGCAATAAAGACTCTctgtttattcatttttcatcacGGGACTTTTACGGGTTTCCTTTGTTAAAATTACAacgaagaatttctttgatcTTTCGACCCATATGATCactaagaaataaaaaaaagtcaacaaaataaattcaaaaatattcatgaattctcaatatttctttccaaaaactcatttttctaaatgttccattttccattttatgcTTGAAATATGACCGAATGAAACAGATGAAAGGGAAAATAGACTTTCTTCGGCATACGATCAACAGGCAAAACTTAAACACTTCGTtggaagaatttcattttgatcGCAGAGAAAAAATCCAATCTGTCTGAAAATCagcattttgattaatttacaaaaccACATTCCACACACGTTGATCGTAGAACCGAAAGATCACCTCAAATGTTACAATTTTTGCCTGTTGGTACTAGCCATgctttcatgaaaattaaccACGGGCGCGGGCGGGGAAAAGCGcgaaaaattcacaatctTTCTTGATTGATTTATGATGATCTCCAAGTCCACGCAGTGTTATTGAACTCCTCCGcgtttgaatttcttttgcaccTCAAAATGAAGAGTCTACGCTTTTTTTCGCATTGTGAGCTTTacacgaaagaaaaaactctcttggcaaattcacaaaatcacCTTCGTTTTATTCACCTTTTCGGGCGTTTTTTTCCTCGTCTCTTTGCCCTCAACCTTTCTTGCTCAACATGTTTTTGTTTGCTCGTGCCATCACCACCCactatataaaattcattttgtgatCGAcgtttaatattctttttgcgacattctcaaaagaataataattacaAAGATTACATTTTCAAGAGATGTcgtaattttcatcaaaatgtggtgtaagaaacttttttttctacgatTTTATCAGCAAAGaacattcttttattcttctagaaaattcttttatgctCAGCAATTTCTATTTTGGTCAGTAAGTCTCTTTATTTGAtcagcaatattttttctgtaagattttttttaatctacaaaagaatttccatCTTTTTACTATTCTTCTAATCAATTCTTTTTCGCTGTTGTAAATATTGGTTTGTCcatttacacggatttctaacctaagatattcacataaattcattacaattttgatattctgtctcattcatccccattgaatgtaatggtaaaaatgttaggttagaaatccggataaatattggacaacccaataaaaaaagcttccgGGAAAGAAAACTTCTCGTGATTTCTTTTCATGTTCACCTCAAGTTGAGCAcggattacaaaaaaaaaacaaaaagttcCTCAATGATcgtaaaataaactaaaattcaagaattttttttgcgacAACCCCAGAAAGCgctaaaatgcaaatgaaCTCACCAAGACAATGTGAAAGATCGTGCTTATTATATAGAGACGcaaatggaattaatttcaTGCTAAAATGACAATTAATGTGACGTAATTTTTCGGGTTGTCGTGaattctgtgtttttttttctccttcacctCGCTCGGAATcatcatttgcatttttattgcaagTCAATTCCACCGTCGCACGGGTTACCTTTTTGTTCTCTCCTCCAGTGAAACATGTGTGGTGGACGAtactttttgagaaatatgtttaatatatttttcttatcaacacaaaattggaaattcaaaatggcgcattagaagaaaatgacgCCAAAATGGCATGTGGGTGTTTTATTGGACATTTCTGCGAGTGGTGTTTGCAATTTACACCGGTAAAAGGTGCTCCATGAAAGAGATTTTAGTCgttttataacaatttttagtaaaaattccAACTCAATCAGTAGGTTTGCAGTACCAGAATGCCAAGTTAGGTGCTAACAACACATTAGTGACGCCATTTTTCCGCAAAGACCGttacatttcaatttaatcacCGCTTATGCAAGGGTGGG from Lutzomyia longipalpis isolate SR_M1_2022 chromosome 4, ASM2433408v1 encodes:
- the LOC129795120 gene encoding uncharacterized protein LOC129795120 isoform X1 — encoded protein: MDVTIQRTDSQRSQSNGNGPRVSFNRDVHVKRIGSRQSPADSHHQETPPRSVTPPVRRELPRDLTEEGILAEAARVLAQAESIKCTAQGGSDIVGGRVSSKSRGPIEPIRKFPESQFNSLPLRGKKKIKAPVTRSVSDASAKKSKKPSIFSLFGGRRDSGSDENTGKRVTRSKSDVGTARDRNTQPVRKRNNSENDEGVNAKKKAPPLSPIIESSHREDYFGKGHEARGPVKLEDLNVQPTKAVSSNIKEAITNLVTTQAKSTEEMHSSQQPAERPPLTKGLTVDGMVKRLSMERFSPPPQLTGPAFSYTRPKEQIIYAQVVCDGDKAKQTVHYAPSHLNGFHSDTNGRRNGRPSQSPSPYRDDKSPLHINGDRLQRKETPRVNSDEDEGLGFEIKRPYEEDFRTLVDEGPITPKIRDVPPEKYYLGDRTPAFQDLSQRRQNLQSRINNRLFGSKELLEDTSPERDVFARNGHQNVFEESRYQRSKSHDIDHVDNAKRFHKFGSQEVVNRYSPDRSHLDMTQTPSNGRITSKYVEESRYYHDGRDGYRETYRRETNIGPDGRPRTSESRSKERLNSPKRGAKEIDLGYIEDHRNFDVGHLEPNTSYFQEKYRNDLHQPRSLESTTSGDVTRSSPDQAFRQHLKSTHLANGYRHESVDSYQNSLKRQQKHQRSFDKGDSGIENDYRKDSFNGDLQTRWRRRTVNDDIKACEMFLRKERRHTEDNHPVRRRLTYAYRERSIDDGSHFDPRLDKYPDGTTRKSRDSREKSVEKSGKVEKKKSGLEKVKQLLTGSGKKKSTKEEKAKEKYMVKEEEMRARYSEYRGPTEGPKIQDIATRRRLSTPKASPVPRRTSSQKSTSKSSSNLSQQENTPSQKLSWFKSLDRLSRKNKVTTSRKTASDDDFSSIQSPRPRPLSPRQENQAPTKNLRFFGDTDLESNASISKGALKSKSRHPLSSALNRGQKKYSRSAYDLDTISKGTKITSASKARSSSLQHLEDGFLFNGRTKTQSRDLHDISESASDNENRPIRHASRSVPAKPSRGRHSSESTGTSIIKSTTLNRRTPNGVAVNSSHDEDVESEIPFQRKRHYFEEVSRRHESPARTHPTLRRELSFGGTGSNDYRKPPPGPQKPARLFEKRRAYSRERERLHDSSGTEGDSSQQSQRSVVYLHATTVGDIPQPMRRRAASRDDLSSNKSKGQRPMTRTVSRSVSVLAPWKPKHLHEGYEINYSQTQEKPRKFYHQERKSPAASSTLNTKRDTTTLTRYKKATPRDEMSSDKSSSFKSSSNLGFFTQSRQARNHKRDSEPRNLSEISLTRRRDTPERFPATRRRWND
- the LOC129795120 gene encoding uncharacterized protein LOC129795120 isoform X2; translated protein: MHSSQQPAERPPLTKGLTVDGMVKRLSMERFSPPPQLTGPAFSYTRPKEQIIYAQVVCDGDKAKQTVHYAPSHLNGFHSDTNGRRNGRPSQSPSPYRDDKSPLHINGDRLQRKETPRVNSDEDEGLGFEIKRPYEEDFRTLVDEGPITPKIRDVPPEKYYLGDRTPAFQDLSQRRQNLQSRINNRLFGSKELLEDTSPERDVFARNGHQNVFEESRYQRSKSHDIDHVDNAKRFHKFGSQEVVNRYSPDRSHLDMTQTPSNGRITSKYVEESRYYHDGRDGYRETYRRETNIGPDGRPRTSESRSKERLNSPKRGAKEIDLGYIEDHRNFDVGHLEPNTSYFQEKYRNDLHQPRSLESTTSGDVTRSSPDQAFRQHLKSTHLANGYRHESVDSYQNSLKRQQKHQRSFDKGDSGIENDYRKDSFNGDLQTRWRRRTVNDDIKACEMFLRKERRHTEDNHPVRRRLTYAYRERSIDDGSHFDPRLDKYPDGTTRKSRDSREKSVEKSGKVEKKKSGLEKVKQLLTGSGKKKSTKEEKAKEKYMVKEEEMRARYSEYRGPTEGPKIQDIATRRRLSTPKASPVPRRTSSQKSTSKSSSNLSQQENTPSQKLSWFKSLDRLSRKNKVTTSRKTASDDDFSSIQSPRPRPLSPRQENQAPTKNLRFFGDTDLESNASISKGALKSKSRHPLSSALNRGQKKYSRSAYDLDTISKGTKITSASKARSSSLQHLEDGFLFNGRTKTQSRDLHDISESASDNENRPIRHASRSVPAKPSRGRHSSESTGTSIIKSTTLNRRTPNGVAVNSSHDEDVESEIPFQRKRHYFEEVSRRHESPARTHPTLRRELSFGGTGSNDYRKPPPGPQKPARLFEKRRAYSRERERLHDSSGTEGDSSQQSQRSVVYLHATTVGDIPQPMRRRAASRDDLSSNKSKGQRPMTRTVSRSVSVLAPWKPKHLHEGYEINYSQTQEKPRKFYHQERKSPAASSTLNTKRDTTTLTRYKKATPRDEMSSDKSSSFKSSSNLGFFTQSRQARNHKRDSEPRNLSEISLTRRRDTPERFPATRRRWND